Genomic DNA from Oncorhynchus mykiss isolate Arlee chromosome 2, USDA_OmykA_1.1, whole genome shotgun sequence:
TTATTACAGTAAACAGGAAGGGCTCTAATCAGGATCATCTTTATGAAAGCCTCACATTTCACTCTAGTGaaaggagttgtgtgtgtgtgtgtgtgctctcacgTGCGCGAGTGTTTGTACTAGCATGTGTGTTGTGAAATTCAGTGTCATCATAAACAGGGCCAGGAGGTTCTCTCCTGTTCATGTTCAGGTCccgtggtcaggaaaaactcaggTCTCTATGAATGGCATGTCCATCAGTCGATCGGACCAATGTCCTCTTACTGAGTTTGATGAACAGATGTTGTTTTACAGGACACTAGCGAGAGAACGACTGCCATTACTGAGGACCGCTGGTTACTTAGTGTTTACCCTGCCATCTCCTGCAATCTGTGGAAGATTAGATACTTAAGTGACATTGTGTTACTCAAAGTGCTTATCAGTCATAAACATTACCTGTTTATACAATATGCCAAATGCAGCTAGATATACTCACCAAATAATGTAGCCAGATATTGAAGAATTGCCCTGTGAGTTTCAAAGGTCAGTGATGATTTTTGAATGTGAGGGTGCAAAGCTCAGAAAACACGAGACCGGACTGAGGATAACTATACTTTGCCAACTGCACATAACCTCTTTCTCTGATTATAAAGCAGAGATCTGTTTACGTCGGCTCTACAGTGATGTATGTAGCGAGTGTTTGATTTGTACATTTGTGGATTTGTCATGGATACCATTCAAATTCTTTCAGACCGATGGACACAAATGACTATTGTCATGTGCTACATTGTGGTTTCCTAAGAAAGATTGATGGTGCCGGCTAGAGTAATTATATTCTAGGTACACAACGAACGAGGTCAAATTAGACCCCTCTTAAAAACTAGCAGACATTGAAAAACGTTGAAGTAAACAAAACAAGTTCAACTAAGTGAACAATAAACAAGAAGACTAATGATTGCAGAAATGGGTGATGATAATTGATTACTTGAAGGAAACGGAGACCTGACATTTGCCACTAAAACTGTCCCCATCCCCTAGGTTGACCCAGTGAAGCTGCGCCACGCGGTGAAGACGGTGGTCTTCAATCAGCTCTTCATCTCTgctcccatggtggtggtgtgcTGGGCGGTTATGTTTTCTAGTGGGAATCCCTGCGGCCCAGAGCTGCCCACCTTCCACCGAGGCCTGTTGGAGATGGCCTTCTGCGCTGTGCTGGAGGAGCTTCTGTTCTACTACTCGCACAGGTAAGGACTGGGGGCAGCATGGTTTCTCATATACAATACAGTGCCTTGTCAGGAATAATTGATTTGTGTGGAAAATGCTGTACCCAAAGATAAGCGAACGATTACGACAAACAATAGACGGACATATGCATATGGGGAAACAGACACGCTCCTCTGAGAGGTTCCAAAGACAAGATACTCATGACAGTGCCTTCAGAGTGTATCCTTTgccttattccacattgtgttgttgctgcctgaattcaaaatggaggaaatggctgtttttttctcaaccatctacacacattaccccttcttttttcttttttttacattttagaagatttattgaaaatgaaatacagaattatCTAATTtactaagtattcacacccctgagtcaatactttgtagaatcccatttggcagtgattacagctgtgagtctttctgggtaagtctctaagagcgattgcagctgtgagtctttctgggtaagtctctaagagcgattacagctgtgagtctttctgggtaagtctctaagagcgattacagctgtgagtctttctgggtaagtctctaagagctttcatTTGCGGTCATTTGCCCATTTtaatattttcaaaattcttcaagctttgtcaaattggttgctgatcattgctggacaaccatttaagtcttgccatTGATTTTTAAGTAGATCTTGAAgtcaactgtaactcagccactcaggaacattcagtgtcttcttggtaagcaaactccagtgtatatttggccttgtgttttaagttattgtcctactgaaaggtgaattcaaagcagactgaactagggtttcctctaggattttgcctgtgctaagcTCCATtcattttttcttttttaaatcctgaaactccccagtccttaatgattacaagcatacccataacattatgcagccaccactatgcttgaaaatatgaagagtggaacACAGGAATGTGTTGTACTGGATTTGCCTCaaaaataacactttgtattcaggccaaaaagtgaattgcttctccacattttttgcaggattactttactgccttgttgcaaacaggatgcatgtttttgaatatatatatattattattattttatttcatttctgTTAATTAGGTTAgagttgtggagtaactacaatgttgttgatccgtcctcagttttctcctatcacagccattacactgtTTTAACATCTctgagcggtttctttcctctttggcaactgagttaggaaggacacctatatccttgtagtgactgggtgtattgatacaccattcaaagtgtaattaataactttaccatgctcaaagggatattcagtgtctgctttgtcttgttttacccatctaccattcttggtgaggcattggaaaacctccctggtctttgtggttgaatctgtgtttgaaattcagtgctcgactgagggaccttacagataattgtgtgtgtggggtacagagttgaggtagtcattcaaaaataattttaaacactattattgcacacagatgagtccatgcaacttatgtgacttgttaagcaaatgtttactcctgaacttattttggcttgtcataacaaaggggtcgaATACTTGGtgacttaagacatttcagcttttcaataataaaaaaaaattacattgaaaaacatcccactTTCACATTaccaggtattgtgtgtaggccagtgacccccAAAAAGCTatctttaatacatttttaaattcaagctgtaacacaacaaatgtggggaaaagtcaaagggtgtgcaTATTTTCTTTAGGTACCGTATATTCTCATCCTTATCTCTGTTCGCTCTCCAGCTGCCTCCAAGtgcctgggccctggtcaaaacataAGCCATCTTGCAAGGCCAGAGTGAACCAGGGATTAGACATCTCTATCACGTTAAAGTGCCGATAGCTGAATTTCAGCCTTTATCCCCAGAAATATCACTTAGGGTATTAAATGCTTTCTAAGTGCTGTTTTTTTGTGACCCCCATCACCAGAGAGGGGTCAACCTCTGGTTTAATAGGCAGCTGGAATTTATCAGCCTGTAGAAGGTACACTTaccatttttacattttagtgcTTTGTTGGCTATCCACTAAGTAAAGGGACAACATGAACATGTTGCATTATCACATAACATATGGAACGACAAAAAGGATTATGTTTTGTGCTAGAATGTTACAAGCACATTCAATGCTGTGGCAAAGAATTTATActgaacgcaacatgcaacaatttcaacgattttactgagttacagttcatgtaaggaaatctgtcaattgaaatgaattcattaggccctaatctatagatttcacatcactgggcaagggcacagccatgggtgggcctgggagggcataggcccacccactggggagccaggcccagccaatcagaatgagttttacagacagaaatactcctcagcttcttcagctgtccgggtggttggtctcagacgatcctgcaggtgaagaagccagatgtggaggtcctgggctggcgtggttacacatggtctggggtcgtgaggccagttggacgtactgacaaattctctaaaatgacattgcaggcagcttatggtagagatatgaacattcaattctctggcaacagctctcgtacattcctgcagtcagcatgccaattgcacgttccctcaacttgagacatctgtggcattgtgttgtgtgacaaaactgcacattttagtgtattttgtctccagcacaaggtgcacctgtgtaatgaccatgctgtttaatcagcttcctgatatgccaaacctgtcaggtggatggattatcttggcaaagtagggatgtaaacaaatttgtgcacaaaatgtgagagaaataatactttttgtgcatatggaacatttcccagatcttttatttcagctcatgaaacatgggaccaacattttacatgttgccttttatatttttggtcagaGAGCTGAGAGTGAAAATACAACTCACCCTGACAGTATCTTCGACCGTCTGACAACTCTCTGACATTTAACTTGTGATCCCTTCCCTGCCAGGCTGTTTCACCATCCTGCCCTCTACAAGCATTTCCACAAGCAGCACCATGAGTGGACGGCTCCCATCGGAGTGGTCTCTCTCTACGCCCATCCTCTGGAGCACGTGGTGAGCACTTTATGCCTACcactcttctttctttctctctctcaaagtcAAACTAGGGGACCGTAGCTTGAAACACTGCATTGTGGATAATCTTGTAAGCAGATAATTTCTAACCATATTTCTAAACAATGTAAAACCATGTTGCTGATGGTCCTGCCCCACCCCCAGCTGTCCAACATGCTGCCTGCCCTGATCGGCCCTGTTATCCTGGGTTCCCACCTGGTCACAACCACCCTGTGGTACGCTCTGGCTCTGGTCAGCACCACCATCTCCCACTGTGGCTACCACCTCCCCTTCCTGCCCTCCCCCGAGTTCCACGACTACCACCACCTCAAGTGAGTCCTGTCTTATGCAAGATAgacttgcgtcccaaatggcaccctattccctttgtaacACACTACTTTttaacagagccctatgggactttgttaaaagtagtgcactataaagggcatagggtgccatttgggacataccaGAATTACTTAATTTTCCCAGAGGGGACTTTGGTATGTTAACTGATATAGGGCACACTGTTCTTGGCATATTCATTTTATTACTGTGAATCCCTGTCCAGTTCTTTGTTTGTACTTTGGACTTGGTTGACTCTGCCGGCCAAGTATGGTAATAGCTCCTCCACATATCTCTTCTGAAGGCTAGGTGGAATTTTTCTGTAATATTGCTTATGCTTGTTAAATCTAATCCTTCCCGATCCGAAAAGGGGAGTTGATACGTGCAAAAGAGTGGGGGTTGGTTTGGGATTTGTCACATGGACAAGTTAGCCTGCCTGAAACACAGCGAGTCTGTGGCTTTAGCCAGGCAATGTACATGTCAAATTCAAAGGAGGAAACGTTAAGAACAGCACACTGTTTTATTTTGTAGTAATTATGTCCCCTACCCTCCATCTCTGCAGGTTCAACCAGAACTTTGGAGTCCTGGGGGTTCTGGACAGGCTACACGGGACCGACGCCAACTTCAGGAAGACCAAGGCTTACGAGCGTCACACCCTGCTGCTCAGCCTCACCCCTCTGACCGAGAGCATCCCAGACCCCCCCAAGAAGGTCCAGTGATTCTACCCCGTCACTTCTGACCTCCACCTACATCCCAATAATCTCTCCTTACTCCTGTAGTGTGCACTCGTCCATACGGTTAAAATcattggattggtgtaaacaTGAGCTAGAGGAAAATCTATGATCAAGTgcacagagaaaggagagattataGAGATGCAATCAGTATTCCCATCCTCAAGTCTGGCACTGGGCTGGCTCCTCTCCCACTGTTCCTTTCTAATCTTGGTAGTCGAGACAGTGGAGTTCTTATTAAAGGTAGAGTCAGCAAAATGACGTTGCACGAGCAGCAACGCAGATGTTGTGATGAGCAAGATGCAAGACTTTGCTCTCACAGTCACACACGCTATCTGCACATGTGCACAGGCTTGCTTCACGCTCTTACAACGTGGTAGCCGCGGGACAAAAAAACGGGAGAAGTTTAGCCTCGTGCTccaacgctcttagttgttgcggaaGTTGACCCAATATGCTGTTTACTTTTGTGCATCTACATCCTATCCCTGACTCTAGCACCTCATTACACTGAAAACACATGGTGGTAATTTACTTATTTTTACCTACATGATCAGAAGACTTTTGTTTCATCTTGTTATAACGTTCCTAGCAGTAGCACTTTCTACCTTTTCAGTCTAACCTTGTTCTCCGCTGTTAAGTATAAACTTTGCAGCTTGGAGATAAGGACGGGACATACCGCTTTTTAATTATAAATACTACATTTTATAATCTGATTGTTGGACGGCACTTTATTACTGTAATTGGCACACATATTAAAGATGCAGTTCTTTGAGTGATTCCTGTGTAACTGGAGAAAAACGTACTAATATAAGGTGATTACAGTATGCTTATTGTTAGTAAGTTTGTGGATTTTGGTCTATGGAAAACCATACAATCAACTTTGTCACCATTTGTATGATCTGTATTGATTGAATGATAAATTGGTCCTTAAAGGGTTGTGCTCTGTAGAGTCTGACTCCTGGGTTGAGATTTGGGAGTCAGTATAGATTTTTACATGACCCGTAATTCATAAACTGTGCCATTGTTGCAGAATAAAACCTtaacaaaaaacaaacatctcATTTGTTTCAAAGCTTTGACACAATCAGCATTCATCGTCACACCTGTAAATTCTCTTTTTTACACCAATTCTCTCATAATCCGTAGTCTGCTACagtattcatccatccatcatccatcagtGATGTGACTGATCCAGAAAGCAGAATTACATTTTAAGTCATTTaacagaagctcttatccagagcgattc
This window encodes:
- the LOC110515922 gene encoding fatty acid hydroxylase domain-containing protein 2; the protein is MKGDVTQMNSKGQVPVQMNPSSQRQEAPGGLLDSVMKAVIVIGSGLFVLAAFGNSLTWHLQRFWGASGDFWQNQWTKVHQRWEGHETALFYAGAMFVPFAAFWGSNLLLMLVDYTGMPNFITRYRIQVDKNNPVDPVKLRHAVKTVVFNQLFISAPMVVVCWAVMFSSGNPCGPELPTFHRGLLEMAFCAVLEELLFYYSHRLFHHPALYKHFHKQHHEWTAPIGVVSLYAHPLEHVLSNMLPALIGPVILGSHLVTTTLWYALALVSTTISHCGYHLPFLPSPEFHDYHHLKFNQNFGVLGVLDRLHGTDANFRKTKAYERHTLLLSLTPLTESIPDPPKKVQ